One Streptomyces sp. V4I8 genomic window carries:
- a CDS encoding phosphotransferase family protein gives MAATAPRPRTTTRDPEEITRRLTAWLGTRLPGAKAVRVTVPESNGLSSETLLFDIEHPQPPVRAGALRLAADPAAYSVFPVYDMPRQYRTMRVVAEHTDLPVPKVLWLEEDPGPLGAPFFVMERVEGRVPPDVMPYTYEGNWLHAASDEERERLEAATIGLLARLHDQVPSGEAEFLTLPGEGDALRRHVTAQRAYYEWVVDGLTRSPLIEDAFDRLEDLWPRDPGAPVLNWGDARIGNVVYDGFEPVAVLDWEMAALAPREVDLGWTVYLHRFFHDLTVAFGQPGLPDFLRRDRVEARYADLTGHTPRDMDFHTLYAALRHAIVMLRIAYRQAHFGEVAVPADPDTLILHHGSLRAMVQGSYWD, from the coding sequence ATGGCAGCCACGGCACCGCGCCCTCGCACGACCACCCGCGACCCGGAGGAGATCACCCGCCGTCTCACCGCCTGGCTCGGCACCCGGCTGCCGGGTGCCAAGGCGGTCCGCGTCACCGTCCCCGAGTCGAACGGCCTGTCCAGCGAGACCCTGCTCTTCGACATCGAGCACCCCCAACCGCCCGTGCGGGCCGGCGCGTTGCGACTCGCCGCAGACCCGGCGGCGTACAGCGTCTTCCCGGTGTACGACATGCCGCGCCAGTACCGGACGATGCGCGTCGTGGCCGAGCACACGGATCTGCCCGTGCCGAAGGTGCTGTGGCTGGAGGAGGACCCCGGCCCGCTGGGGGCGCCCTTCTTCGTCATGGAGCGTGTCGAGGGGCGCGTACCGCCGGACGTCATGCCGTACACCTACGAGGGCAACTGGCTGCACGCCGCGAGCGACGAGGAGCGCGAGCGCCTGGAGGCGGCCACGATCGGACTGCTGGCCCGGCTGCACGACCAAGTTCCGTCGGGGGAAGCCGAGTTCCTGACCCTTCCGGGTGAGGGCGACGCCCTGCGACGGCACGTCACGGCCCAACGCGCGTACTACGAATGGGTGGTTGACGGACTCACCCGCTCACCGCTCATCGAGGACGCGTTCGACCGCCTGGAGGACCTCTGGCCGCGCGATCCGGGCGCACCCGTGCTCAACTGGGGCGACGCGCGCATCGGGAACGTCGTGTACGACGGCTTCGAACCCGTGGCCGTCCTCGACTGGGAGATGGCGGCACTGGCCCCGCGCGAGGTGGACCTCGGCTGGACCGTCTATCTGCACCGCTTCTTCCACGACCTGACGGTCGCCTTCGGACAGCCCGGGCTACCGGACTTCCTGCGCCGCGACCGAGTGGAGGCCCGCTATGCCGACCTCACCGGCCACACGCCACGCGACATGGACTTCCACACGCTGTACGCCGCCCTGCGCCACGCCATCGTCATGCTGCGGATCGCCTACCGCCAGGCCCACTTCGGCGAAGTCGCCGTCCCGGCGGACCCGGACACACTGATCCTGCACCACGGCAGCCTGCGAGCCATGGTGCAGGGCAGCTACTGGGATTGA
- a CDS encoding acyl-CoA dehydrogenase family protein codes for MPDRAPQPVDRQLPTDEARDLISLVRDIAQREIAPKAAEDEDAGRFPREVFTLLSESGLLGLPYDVEYGGGDQPYEVYLQVLEELAAVRLTVGLGVSVHTLASYSLATYGTKQQQVEHLPAMLGGGLLGAYCLSEPASGSDAASLRTKAVRDGDGWVITGTKAWITHGGIADFYTVMARTGEEGPRGITAFLVPGNAEGLSAAAPEKKMGMKGSPTAQVHFDGVRVSDERRVGDEGQGFAIALSALDSGRLGIAACAIGVAQAALDEAVAYATERRQFGKPIVDFQGLRFMLADMATQIEAGRALYLAAARLRDAGRPFAKQAAMAKLHCTDTAMKVTTDAVQILGGYGYTADFPAERYMREAKVLQIVEGTNQIQRMVIARHLAGPEGR; via the coding sequence ATGCCTGACCGCGCCCCGCAGCCGGTGGACCGTCAACTGCCCACGGACGAGGCCCGGGATCTGATCTCGCTCGTCCGCGACATCGCGCAGCGTGAGATCGCCCCGAAGGCGGCCGAGGATGAGGACGCCGGACGCTTCCCGCGCGAGGTCTTCACCCTGCTCTCCGAATCGGGACTCCTCGGCCTGCCGTACGACGTCGAGTACGGCGGCGGCGACCAGCCGTACGAGGTCTACCTCCAGGTCCTCGAAGAGCTCGCCGCGGTCCGTCTCACCGTCGGCCTCGGCGTCAGCGTCCACACCCTGGCCTCCTACTCCCTCGCCACCTACGGCACCAAGCAGCAGCAGGTCGAACACCTGCCCGCGATGCTCGGCGGCGGCCTGCTGGGCGCGTACTGCCTGTCCGAGCCGGCCTCCGGGTCCGACGCGGCCTCGCTGCGGACGAAGGCCGTGCGCGACGGCGACGGCTGGGTGATCACCGGCACCAAGGCCTGGATCACACACGGCGGCATCGCCGACTTCTACACCGTCATGGCGCGCACCGGCGAGGAGGGCCCGCGCGGGATCACCGCGTTCCTGGTGCCCGGTAACGCGGAGGGGCTGAGCGCGGCGGCGCCCGAGAAGAAGATGGGCATGAAGGGCTCGCCCACGGCCCAGGTCCACTTCGACGGCGTCCGGGTCTCCGACGAGCGGCGTGTCGGCGACGAGGGACAGGGCTTCGCGATCGCCCTGTCCGCACTCGACTCCGGCCGGCTCGGCATCGCGGCCTGCGCGATCGGCGTGGCCCAGGCGGCGCTGGACGAGGCGGTGGCGTACGCGACCGAGCGACGGCAGTTCGGCAAGCCCATCGTCGACTTCCAGGGTCTGCGCTTCATGCTCGCCGACATGGCGACCCAGATCGAGGCGGGCCGCGCGCTGTACCTCGCGGCGGCACGACTGCGTGACGCGGGCCGGCCGTTCGCCAAGCAGGCGGCGATGGCCAAGCTGCACTGCACCGACACGGCGATGAAGGTCACCACCGACGCCGTCCAGATCCTCGGCGGGTACGGCTACACCGCGGACTTCCCGGCCGAGCGCTATATGCGCGAGGCCAAGGTCCTGCAGATCGTCGAGGGCACCAACCAGATTCAGCGGATGGTCATCGCCCGTCACCTAGCAGGTCCCGAGGGACGCTGA
- a CDS encoding glycoside hydrolase family 18 protein — protein MHLTHRPRTRLRTLVSAACAAVLGAGLLAGAGTATADPAPSPKLAAGSKVVGYFTEWGTYDRKYYVKNIETSGSAARLTHINYAFGNVTGGKCAMGDSYAATERSYTAAESVDGVADTWDQPLRGTFNQLRELKKKHPGLKVLWSFGGWTWSAGFGEAARNPAAFAQSCYDLVENSKWADVFDGIDIDWEYPNACGATCDTSGRESFKNLMAAVRAKFGSGNLVTAAITADATSGGKIDAANYAGAAPYVDWYNPMTYDFFGAWDATGPTAPHSALNSYTGIPKAGFHTSATIAKLKGLGIPSAKLLLGIGFYGRGWTGVTQSAPGGTATGAAPGTYEAGIEDYKVLKSRCPATGTVGGTAYAKCGSQWWSYDTPATIGTKMAYKNQQGLGGTFFWELSGDTSNGELIKSIK, from the coding sequence ATGCACCTCACCCACCGCCCCCGCACCCGGCTGCGGACGCTCGTCTCCGCCGCCTGCGCGGCCGTCCTCGGCGCCGGGCTGCTCGCCGGCGCCGGCACCGCCACGGCCGACCCCGCCCCCTCCCCCAAGCTCGCCGCCGGCTCCAAGGTCGTCGGCTACTTCACCGAATGGGGCACCTACGACCGCAAGTACTACGTCAAGAACATCGAGACGTCCGGTTCCGCGGCCAGGCTCACCCACATCAACTACGCCTTCGGCAATGTCACCGGCGGCAAGTGCGCGATGGGCGACTCCTACGCCGCGACCGAACGCAGCTACACCGCCGCCGAGTCCGTGGACGGCGTCGCCGACACCTGGGACCAGCCGCTGCGCGGCACCTTCAACCAGCTGCGGGAGCTCAAGAAGAAGCACCCGGGCCTCAAGGTCCTGTGGTCCTTCGGCGGCTGGACCTGGTCGGCCGGCTTCGGCGAGGCGGCGCGCAACCCGGCGGCGTTCGCCCAGTCCTGCTACGACCTGGTCGAGAACTCCAAGTGGGCCGACGTCTTCGACGGCATCGACATCGACTGGGAGTACCCGAACGCCTGCGGCGCCACCTGCGACACCAGCGGCCGGGAGTCCTTCAAGAACCTGATGGCGGCCGTGCGCGCCAAGTTCGGCTCCGGCAACCTGGTCACCGCGGCGATCACGGCCGACGCGACGAGCGGCGGCAAGATCGACGCGGCGAACTACGCGGGCGCGGCCCCGTACGTCGACTGGTACAACCCGATGACGTACGACTTCTTCGGCGCCTGGGACGCGACCGGTCCCACGGCTCCGCACTCGGCGCTGAACTCCTACACCGGCATCCCGAAGGCGGGCTTCCACACCTCGGCGACCATCGCCAAGCTCAAGGGCCTCGGCATCCCGTCCGCCAAGCTGCTGCTCGGCATCGGCTTCTACGGCCGCGGCTGGACCGGCGTCACCCAGTCGGCACCCGGCGGCACGGCGACCGGGGCGGCCCCCGGCACCTACGAGGCGGGCATCGAGGACTACAAGGTGCTCAAGTCCAGGTGCCCGGCGACCGGGACCGTGGGCGGTACGGCGTACGCCAAGTGCGGGAGCCAGTGGTGGAGTTATGACACCCCGGCGACCATCGGGACGAAGATGGCGTACAAGAACCAGCAGGGCCTGGGCGGGACGTTCTTCTGGGAGCTGAGCGGGGACACGTCCAACGGTGAGTTGATCAAGTCCATCAAGTAG
- a CDS encoding TetR/AcrR family transcriptional regulator, whose translation MNISQQRDAARPRARGTERSMARRAELITIGRKLFADTSYDALSMDDIARQAHVAKGLIYYYFQSKRGYYLAIIQDSVADLVTFAASGLELQPVDRVHRTVDSYLRYAEHNQAAYRTIVSGGVGFDTEVHAIRDGVRAAIVATIAEGAYGRTDIAPLARMGLLAWVCSVEGATLDWTERPELPRDTMRELLVKTLGGAMRAIEEMDPAYPAPEPARREG comes from the coding sequence TTGAATATTAGTCAACAGCGCGACGCGGCCCGACCCCGGGCGCGCGGCACCGAGCGCTCGATGGCGCGCCGTGCCGAACTCATCACCATCGGGCGGAAGCTGTTCGCCGACACGTCGTACGACGCGCTCTCCATGGACGACATCGCCCGGCAGGCCCATGTCGCCAAGGGGCTCATCTACTACTACTTCCAGTCCAAGCGCGGCTACTACCTGGCGATCATCCAGGACTCCGTCGCCGACCTGGTCACCTTCGCCGCGAGCGGTCTCGAACTCCAGCCGGTCGACCGGGTCCACCGCACCGTCGACAGCTACCTCCGCTACGCCGAGCACAACCAGGCCGCCTACCGCACCATCGTCAGCGGCGGCGTCGGCTTCGACACCGAGGTGCACGCCATCCGGGACGGCGTGCGCGCGGCGATCGTGGCGACCATCGCCGAGGGCGCGTACGGCCGTACCGACATCGCCCCCCTCGCCCGCATGGGCCTGCTCGCCTGGGTGTGCAGCGTGGAGGGAGCCACCCTCGACTGGACGGAGCGCCCGGAACTGCCCCGCGACACCATGCGCGAGCTGCTGGTGAAGACGCTGGGCGGCGCCATGCGCGCCATCGAGGAGATGGACCCCGCCTACCCGGCCCCGGAGCCCGCGCGCCGGGAAGGCTGA
- a CDS encoding SCO1431 family membrane protein gives MTTHSATAARVRTGGPEEDGPKILEHIMGWTLVVVVAMLVTQLGLL, from the coding sequence ATGACCACGCACTCCGCCACCGCTGCCCGTGTCCGTACCGGCGGCCCCGAGGAAGACGGCCCGAAGATCCTCGAACACATCATGGGCTGGACCCTCGTCGTGGTCGTGGCGATGCTCGTCACGCAGCTCGGACTGCTGTGA
- a CDS encoding peptidase C39 family protein, translated as MSRAEQPSRRIVLAAAVAAAVPGSAGPVLAADITTDAKAPAPVATPTVDNRAWTTYTDWRGGAAQGTRAVAGARPGLVIATAAGTRDYTDPHTGERAGWEYATWTSPVHRLTVPATEAIASWNAHTPDGTWLQIELKGTYSDGTGTPWYVLGRWAAGDQDIRRTSVDDQSDGRSSVWTDTFAIDDPATGLRLTSYRLRLTLHRKPGTKLTPTVWRAGVMGSDVPDRFTVPASTPALARELVVPRYSQEIHIGQYPEYDNGGEAWCSPTSSQMIIEYWGARLTPEQLAWVDPAYADPQVCHAARFTFDYQYDGCGNWPFNAAYAATFKDLQGIVTRLGSLTDLETLIAAGIPAITSQSFLKEELTGAGYGTAGHLMTVVGFTAEGDVIANDPNSPSNEAVRRVYKRREWENVWLRTKRYNADGKVVSGTGGICYLYFPARPTPRQRAALAAVGVL; from the coding sequence ATGAGCAGAGCCGAACAGCCGTCGCGCAGAATCGTTCTGGCAGCCGCGGTCGCCGCAGCCGTCCCCGGCAGTGCGGGCCCGGTGCTCGCCGCCGACATCACCACCGATGCCAAGGCCCCCGCACCGGTCGCGACCCCTACCGTCGACAACCGCGCCTGGACCACGTACACCGACTGGCGCGGCGGCGCCGCCCAGGGCACCCGGGCCGTCGCCGGCGCCCGCCCCGGCCTCGTGATCGCCACGGCCGCCGGCACCCGCGACTACACGGACCCGCACACCGGCGAGCGCGCCGGCTGGGAGTACGCGACCTGGACGTCCCCCGTCCACCGGCTCACCGTCCCCGCCACCGAGGCGATCGCCTCCTGGAACGCGCACACCCCCGACGGCACCTGGCTCCAGATCGAACTCAAGGGGACGTACTCGGACGGCACCGGCACCCCCTGGTACGTGCTGGGCCGCTGGGCCGCCGGTGACCAGGACATAAGGCGGACCTCGGTCGACGACCAGAGCGACGGCAGGAGCAGCGTCTGGACGGACACGTTCGCCATCGACGACCCGGCCACCGGGCTGCGCCTCACGTCGTACCGGCTGCGGCTGACCCTGCACCGCAAGCCCGGCACGAAGCTCACCCCCACCGTGTGGCGGGCCGGCGTGATGGGCTCCGACGTCCCCGACCGCTTCACCGTCCCGGCCTCCACCCCCGCCCTGGCCCGGGAGCTGGTCGTCCCGCGCTACTCGCAGGAGATCCACATCGGCCAGTACCCCGAGTACGACAACGGCGGCGAGGCCTGGTGCAGCCCCACCTCCTCGCAGATGATCATCGAGTACTGGGGCGCCCGCCTCACCCCTGAGCAGCTGGCCTGGGTCGACCCGGCGTACGCGGACCCGCAGGTCTGCCACGCGGCCCGGTTCACCTTCGACTACCAGTACGACGGCTGCGGCAACTGGCCCTTCAACGCCGCCTACGCGGCCACCTTCAAGGACCTCCAGGGCATCGTCACCCGGCTCGGCTCGCTCACCGATCTGGAGACGCTGATCGCTGCCGGTATCCCGGCCATAACGTCCCAGTCGTTCCTGAAGGAGGAGCTGACCGGGGCGGGGTACGGCACCGCCGGGCATCTCATGACCGTCGTCGGCTTCACCGCCGAGGGCGATGTGATCGCCAACGACCCGAACTCACCGAGCAACGAGGCGGTGCGGCGCGTCTACAAGCGGCGCGAATGGGAAAATGTCTGGCTGCGGACCAAGCGGTACAACGCCGACGGCAAGGTCGTCTCCGGCACCGGCGGTATCTGCTACCTCTACTTCCCGGCGCGTCCGACCCCGCGGCAGCGCGCGGCGCTCGCGGCGGTGGGCGTGCTGTGA
- a CDS encoding amino acid permease — protein MSRRISPRARARGGADPIALDDDAALHAMGYPRKLTRRFQAFDNFAISFTIINIISGIFSGFGFGLNAGGPMILVFGWIGVSVMVLFVGASMAEVASAYPTSGALYFSAGKLAKRHKGAWSWYTGWLNFVGQVGGTAATGYAAATFLQAFITLQWPSYEPTGHRTVLITALIIVLQGLANTYTVHLVAVLNRISVWWLLSGLVIIVSALMVMPDHHQSASFVTHFANNTGFTSGLYGGMLGLLVTSWTFTGFDGSFHMSEETVRATVNAPRGITRAIAYSAIAGLLLMLALVYSIRDYDRVAGADAPPVQILIDGLGTGTAKALLLIVIGAMLFCGLANLTSNTRQIFAFSRDGAMPGSRWWHSVSPRTRTPVKAVWLAVACSLALVLPGWWSHTAFTAIVSVNVVGLFLAYAVPILLRLRLGDEFQPGPWHLGRWGRPVGVVAVTWILLSSVLFMLPHASPVTVDTFNYAPVALAGVLAVATVWWFTTARRRFHGPVSYGRPDEVAAMDLV, from the coding sequence GTGTCACGACGGATATCCCCGCGTGCCCGAGCACGCGGGGGAGCGGATCCGATCGCGCTCGACGACGACGCGGCCCTGCATGCGATGGGTTATCCGAGAAAACTCACCCGCCGCTTTCAGGCATTCGACAATTTCGCCATCTCCTTCACCATCATCAACATCATCTCGGGTATCTTCTCGGGTTTCGGATTCGGTCTGAACGCGGGCGGTCCGATGATTCTCGTCTTCGGTTGGATCGGCGTCTCCGTCATGGTGCTCTTCGTGGGAGCATCGATGGCGGAGGTCGCCTCCGCCTATCCGACGAGCGGTGCGCTGTATTTCTCCGCCGGAAAGCTCGCCAAGCGGCACAAGGGTGCGTGGTCCTGGTACACCGGCTGGCTGAACTTCGTGGGCCAGGTCGGTGGCACGGCCGCCACCGGATACGCCGCCGCCACCTTCCTCCAGGCCTTCATCACCCTGCAGTGGCCCTCGTACGAGCCGACCGGGCACCGAACGGTGCTGATCACAGCGCTGATCATCGTGTTGCAGGGGCTCGCCAACACCTACACCGTGCACCTGGTGGCCGTACTCAACCGGATCTCCGTGTGGTGGCTGCTGAGCGGACTCGTGATCATCGTGAGCGCCTTGATGGTCATGCCCGATCATCATCAGTCGGCTTCGTTCGTCACGCATTTCGCGAACAACACCGGTTTCACGAGCGGCCTTTACGGCGGGATGCTCGGTCTGCTGGTCACCAGCTGGACCTTCACCGGCTTCGACGGCAGCTTCCACATGTCCGAGGAAACGGTCCGGGCGACGGTCAATGCGCCACGGGGGATCACCAGGGCGATCGCTTACTCGGCGATAGCGGGACTGCTGCTGATGCTCGCATTGGTCTACAGCATTCGTGACTACGACCGGGTGGCGGGCGCCGACGCACCGCCCGTGCAGATCCTGATCGACGGGCTCGGCACGGGCACCGCGAAGGCACTGCTGCTGATCGTGATCGGCGCCATGCTCTTCTGCGGCCTCGCCAATCTCACCAGCAACACCCGGCAGATCTTCGCCTTCTCCCGGGACGGCGCGATGCCCGGTTCCCGCTGGTGGCACTCGGTCTCGCCGCGCACCCGCACGCCCGTCAAGGCGGTGTGGCTGGCGGTCGCCTGCTCGCTGGCGCTGGTGCTCCCCGGCTGGTGGTCGCACACGGCGTTCACCGCCATCGTCAGCGTCAATGTCGTCGGACTGTTCCTCGCGTACGCCGTCCCGATCCTGCTCCGGCTGCGACTCGGGGACGAGTTCCAACCGGGGCCCTGGCACCTGGGCCGCTGGGGACGACCGGTCGGGGTCGTAGCGGTGACCTGGATCCTGCTCAGCAGCGTCCTGTTCATGCTGCCGCACGCCTCACCGGTCACCGTCGACACCTTCAACTACGCACCGGTCGCCCTGGCCGGAGTCCTGGCCGTGGCCACGGTGTGGTGGTTCACCACCGCCCGCCGCCGCTTCCACGGTCCGGTCAGCTACGGCCGTCCGGATGAGGTCGCGGCGATGGATCTCGTCTGA
- a CDS encoding uridine kinase: protein MPTTPSHFRKTIQNLATRLRRLPPSCGPVRLIAVDGHAGSGKSTFAGQLARALGDAPVLRLDDIASHDALFAWTGRLLAQVIEPLAGGETAHYTPYDWRARHFGPPLAVPPAPVIVVEGVGAGRRALRPYLAQLLWMELPREESWTRGRSRDGEEQREFWDGWVEAELRHFAEDPSRPFADLLVRQCGKGYEVISGPAGTFGPDQTVTHGDDPSAMC, encoded by the coding sequence ATGCCCACCACCCCGTCCCACTTCAGGAAAACGATTCAGAACCTCGCCACCCGGCTCCGCCGCCTCCCGCCGTCCTGCGGCCCGGTCCGCCTGATCGCCGTCGACGGACACGCCGGCTCCGGAAAGTCCACGTTCGCCGGGCAGTTGGCCCGGGCGCTCGGCGACGCCCCGGTGCTGCGCCTCGACGACATCGCGAGCCATGACGCGTTGTTCGCGTGGACCGGGCGTCTGCTGGCCCAGGTGATCGAACCGCTGGCGGGGGGCGAGACCGCCCACTACACCCCCTACGACTGGCGGGCCCGCCACTTCGGCCCGCCCCTCGCCGTTCCGCCCGCCCCGGTGATCGTCGTCGAGGGCGTCGGTGCCGGGCGTCGCGCGCTGCGCCCGTACCTCGCCCAGCTGCTGTGGATGGAGCTGCCGCGCGAGGAGTCCTGGACGCGGGGTCGCTCGCGGGACGGGGAGGAGCAGCGGGAGTTCTGGGACGGGTGGGTCGAGGCGGAGCTGAGGCACTTCGCCGAGGACCCGTCCCGGCCCTTCGCCGACCTTCTGGTTCGGCAGTGCGGCAAGGGATATGAGGTGATTTCTGGGCCTGCCGGGACCTTTGGACCGGACCAGACCGTCACGCACGGTGACGATCCATCGGCAATGTGCTGA
- a CDS encoding AAA family ATPase encodes MDFGTQGPEAPADLAWLRGVDAYTMGAYPQAEEEFRTAVRIDPGMADGWLGLHALRVDTTTALLRMFRHRERFGEQRARHRRTINSWYWLGWWVQPVLESPRDLLLAHASHWLDGRHVPELDRALAGLPPVDTDHQVRFLHACRAYLIKDWEQLVRHTDPLLDDPLLGIEAGLFGGMARVRLEMYGQAEPLLSAALMRCRSEQPQRKELRYWLARAHEGTGRSAAALPLYRAVHRVDPSFMDTSARLAAIAEGDGYDDTADLAAITLTGFGGDVADGPDGLDPLFGIEGRDLKLSDPDLPPAGPLPSVIDPTVREKTAVSSQPLPAGPTDPRLLEEALAELERMVGLEPVKRQVKALSAQLNMARLRAGQGLPVQPPKRHFVFSGPSGTGKTTVARILGRVFYALGLLGGDHLVEAQRADLVGEYLGQTAVKANELIDSALGGVLFVDEAYSLSNSGYGKGDAYGDEALQVLLKRAEDNRDHLVVILAGYPEGMDRLLAANPGLSSRFTTRVDFPSYRPLELTSIGEVLATENGDVWDEETLDELRSIAGHVVDQGWIDELGNGRFLRTLYEKSCAYRDLRLSTYPGALTRDDLSTLRLPDLMQAYGEVLSGRGPQDPSAM; translated from the coding sequence ATGGACTTCGGCACGCAGGGCCCCGAGGCCCCGGCCGACCTCGCCTGGTTGCGAGGTGTGGATGCCTACACGATGGGGGCCTATCCGCAGGCGGAGGAGGAGTTCCGCACCGCGGTACGGATCGATCCCGGGATGGCCGACGGCTGGCTCGGTCTGCACGCGCTGCGCGTCGACACGACGACCGCGCTGCTGCGGATGTTCCGGCACCGGGAGCGCTTCGGGGAACAGCGCGCCCGGCATCGGCGGACCATCAACTCCTGGTACTGGCTGGGCTGGTGGGTGCAGCCGGTGCTGGAGAGCCCGCGCGATCTGCTGCTGGCGCACGCCTCGCACTGGCTGGACGGCCGGCACGTGCCGGAGCTGGACCGGGCGCTGGCCGGGCTCCCGCCCGTGGACACCGACCACCAGGTCCGTTTTCTGCACGCCTGCCGCGCCTATCTGATCAAGGACTGGGAGCAGCTCGTACGGCACACCGACCCGCTGCTCGACGACCCGCTGCTCGGCATCGAGGCGGGCCTGTTCGGCGGCATGGCGCGGGTACGGCTGGAGATGTACGGGCAGGCCGAGCCGCTGCTGTCGGCCGCGCTGATGCGGTGCCGCAGTGAGCAGCCGCAGCGCAAGGAGCTGCGCTACTGGCTGGCGCGGGCGCACGAGGGCACGGGCCGTTCCGCCGCCGCGCTCCCCCTCTACCGCGCGGTGCACCGCGTCGACCCCTCCTTCATGGACACCTCGGCCCGGCTCGCGGCCATCGCCGAGGGCGACGGATACGACGACACCGCCGACCTCGCGGCGATCACGCTCACCGGCTTCGGCGGGGACGTGGCCGACGGGCCCGACGGCCTCGACCCGCTCTTCGGTATCGAGGGACGGGACCTGAAGCTGTCGGACCCGGACCTGCCGCCGGCCGGTCCGCTGCCGTCGGTGATCGATCCGACGGTCCGCGAGAAGACCGCCGTGTCGTCGCAGCCGCTGCCCGCCGGGCCGACCGATCCCCGGTTACTCGAGGAGGCGCTCGCCGAGCTCGAGCGCATGGTGGGCCTGGAGCCCGTCAAGCGCCAGGTGAAGGCGCTGTCCGCCCAGTTGAACATGGCCCGGCTGCGCGCCGGGCAGGGCCTGCCGGTGCAGCCGCCCAAACGGCATTTCGTCTTCTCCGGCCCCTCCGGCACCGGCAAGACCACGGTCGCCCGCATTCTGGGCCGCGTCTTCTACGCCCTCGGGCTCCTCGGCGGCGACCACCTCGTGGAGGCCCAGCGGGCCGATCTGGTCGGCGAGTATCTGGGCCAGACGGCGGTGAAGGCCAACGAGCTCATCGACTCCGCGCTCGGTGGGGTCCTCTTCGTCGACGAGGCCTACTCCCTCTCCAACTCCGGCTACGGCAAGGGCGACGCGTACGGCGACGAGGCCCTGCAGGTGCTGCTGAAGCGCGCCGAGGACAACCGGGACCACCTGGTGGTGATCCTCGCCGGCTACCCGGAGGGCATGGACCGCCTGCTGGCCGCGAACCCCGGCCTGTCCTCACGCTTCACGACCCGCGTCGACTTCCCCTCGTACCGCCCCCTCGAACTGACCTCGATCGGCGAGGTGCTCGCCACGGAGAACGGGGACGTCTGGGACGAGGAGACCCTGGACGAGCTGCGCTCCATCGCCGGGCATGTCGTCGACCAGGGGTGGATCGACGAGCTGGGCAACGGGCGGTTCCTGCGGACGCTGTACGAGAAGAGCTGCGCGTACCGGGATCTGCGCCTGTCGACCTATCCGGGGGCGTTGACGAGGGACGACTTGTCGACGCTTCGGTTGCCGGATCTGATGCAGGCATATGGGGAAGTGCTGTCGGGGAGGGGCCCGCAGGATCCGTCCGCCATGTGA
- a CDS encoding hemolysin family protein, translating to MSVLQLLFAALLVLANGFFVGAEFALVSVRRSQIEPLGTARARQVLYGLERLPQMMAAAQFGITVCSLTLGAVAEPTVAHLLEPVFEWIHLPHGMIHPLTYVIALAAVVFAHLVIGEMLPKNLAMAAPEKVALWLSPGLVYFARFCRPITVALGAVAQAILRLFRVEPKDEVEAVFTSEQLNRLVEDSGQAGLLDPEEQERLGDALELGSRPVTDVLLKRESLVTVSPSVTPGQIVALTARTGYSRFPVAAETGAFMGYLHVKDVLDLEESERAVPQHIWRPMTTLRSELPLDDALTVMRRAATHLAQVADASGKVLGLVALEDVLELLVGEVRDPAHRELPEVRVTSPRLSSGEPEGALAG from the coding sequence ATGAGCGTGCTCCAACTCCTCTTCGCCGCGCTGCTCGTGCTCGCCAACGGCTTCTTCGTCGGCGCCGAGTTCGCGCTGGTCTCGGTCCGGCGCAGCCAGATCGAACCGCTGGGCACGGCACGGGCCCGTCAGGTCCTGTACGGCCTGGAGCGGCTGCCGCAGATGATGGCGGCGGCCCAGTTCGGCATCACCGTCTGCTCGCTGACGCTCGGAGCGGTCGCCGAACCGACGGTGGCGCACCTGCTGGAGCCGGTGTTCGAGTGGATCCACCTGCCGCACGGCATGATCCACCCGCTCACCTATGTCATCGCGCTCGCCGCGGTGGTCTTCGCCCACCTGGTCATCGGCGAGATGCTGCCGAAGAACCTCGCGATGGCGGCGCCGGAGAAGGTCGCGCTCTGGCTCAGCCCGGGCCTGGTCTACTTCGCCCGCTTCTGCCGGCCGATCACCGTGGCCCTCGGCGCCGTCGCGCAGGCCATCCTGCGGCTCTTCCGCGTCGAGCCGAAGGACGAGGTCGAGGCGGTGTTCACGAGCGAGCAGCTCAACCGCCTCGTCGAGGACTCCGGCCAGGCCGGCCTGCTCGACCCGGAGGAGCAGGAACGTTTGGGGGACGCCCTGGAACTGGGCTCCCGCCCGGTGACGGACGTCCTGCTGAAGCGCGAGTCCCTGGTCACGGTCAGCCCCTCGGTCACCCCCGGCCAGATCGTCGCGCTCACCGCCCGCACCGGCTACTCCCGCTTCCCGGTGGCGGCGGAGACCGGCGCCTTCATGGGCTACCTGCACGTGAAGGACGTACTGGACCTGGAGGAGTCGGAACGCGCGGTGCCGCAGCACATCTGGCGGCCGATGACGACCCTGCGCTCGGAGCTCCCCCTGGACGACGCCCTCACGGTCATGCGCCGCGCCGCGACCCACCTCGCCCAGGTGGCCGACGCCTCAGGCAAGGTCCTCGGCCTCGTCGCCCTGGAGGACGTACTGGAACTCCTGGTCGGCGAGGTCCGGGACCCGGCCCACCGGGAACTGCCGGAGGTACGGGTCACGTCCCCACGGCTGAGCAGCGGGGAGCCGGAGGGGGCGCTGGCCGGCTAG